One part of the Parasphingorhabdus sp. SCSIO 66989 genome encodes these proteins:
- a CDS encoding polysaccharide deacetylase family protein translates to MPTRSILQSGNSVDYVDWGAQFGQRFIITVDTEEDFDWNQPFSDTEFGLESAALLDRFQLFCKNQSVTPIYLVDYPIITHAPAAERLKSAVDAGEAHVGMQLHPWVNPPQQEELNERNSFAGNLPRELERAKILTLTEEIEKTIGVAPIIYRAGRYGAGPHTAELLTEAGIVFDSSVRSGFDYSAKGGPDYAHHPLRPYWLDRDAPLMELPLTTTFWGLLRRQAQMLYPKLRNAPLARSLLSRTGFLERIALTPEGIGAEEAIRAIDIATDDGLPLLNFSFHSPSLQPGHTPYVRSEAHVDRLYDWWRSVLAYCAQRNVRPASLDDLSEAAKLSL, encoded by the coding sequence ATGCCAACCCGTTCGATTTTACAATCCGGGAATAGTGTCGACTATGTCGACTGGGGCGCGCAATTTGGTCAGCGCTTCATCATTACTGTCGATACCGAAGAGGATTTCGACTGGAATCAGCCGTTCAGCGATACTGAATTTGGTCTGGAAAGCGCAGCCCTGCTCGACCGGTTCCAGCTCTTTTGCAAAAATCAGTCTGTCACGCCAATCTATCTAGTAGATTATCCCATCATTACCCATGCCCCGGCTGCTGAGCGCCTGAAATCAGCGGTCGATGCGGGTGAAGCGCATGTTGGCATGCAACTGCATCCATGGGTCAATCCGCCGCAGCAAGAGGAGCTGAACGAGCGGAACAGTTTTGCCGGCAACCTTCCGCGCGAATTGGAACGGGCCAAGATACTGACTCTTACGGAAGAGATTGAAAAAACCATCGGGGTCGCGCCGATTATTTACCGGGCAGGGCGCTATGGCGCAGGGCCGCATACAGCAGAATTGCTAACAGAAGCGGGGATAGTATTTGATAGTTCAGTACGTTCTGGCTTCGATTATAGCGCCAAAGGTGGGCCGGATTATGCACACCACCCGCTGCGCCCCTATTGGTTGGATCGAGACGCGCCTTTGATGGAGTTGCCGCTAACCACTACTTTTTGGGGGCTTTTGCGACGACAAGCGCAGATGCTATATCCCAAACTGCGCAACGCGCCATTGGCTCGTTCTCTGCTTTCGCGCACCGGTTTTTTGGAGCGTATTGCATTGACGCCGGAAGGCATTGGCGCGGAAGAAGCTATTCGCGCCATCGATATTGCGACGGATGATGGTTTACCGCTGCTCAATTTCTCCTTTCACTCACCCTCGTTACAGCCTGGACACACGCCCTATGTCCGCTCTGAGGCGCATGTGGACAGGCTGTATGACTGGTGGCGGAGTGTTCTTGCCTATTGCGCGCAACGCAATGTTCGACCCGCCTCCCTTGACGACTTGAGTGAAGCGGCAAAATTGTCGCTGTAA